A single window of Arcobacter venerupis DNA harbors:
- a CDS encoding tetratricopeptide repeat protein, whose product MYLKTAILLSSVIFLEADNEIASNNKNQIKKDGYSQIIEDSNEYITASIMYKIQDYQKAYDKFFKLFQKNPHNTNVNYFLALSALKLDKYDEATATFERILIQNPEFNQARYEYAKLLYKLNLKNEAKKEFTILSKSNIKDETKESITKYLDLLNEKTFFVNATILLGVGRSTNINTGLISPEYRLPGLNDILVNGEKPIADNYHNEMFGINFLNNFKDSSFSLKNSILVYNKNYFNNDKEDLTAYVYKPSFSYLDSDKKNLYSLNFGLTRLDKRDNEDFNIFNIGPSIMNSSYYASVNYQRFSYLHESDKEKDFDKYELLLKYKLLSNLNIYSKLAKSIRVDSSRVDLDKNSVTAGLEYIYEINKENSIKFDSEYIKSYYKYENTFFDSKRKDDNYYLGLSYLTKIDKENQIVLSSSFTKNYSNQDGYIYEEVDGKISYIKTFNW is encoded by the coding sequence ATGTATTTAAAAACCGCTATATTACTTTCGTCAGTTATTTTTTTGGAAGCTGATAATGAAATAGCTTCAAACAATAAAAATCAAATAAAAAAAGATGGATATTCTCAAATAATAGAAGATTCAAATGAATATATTACAGCTTCAATTATGTATAAAATACAAGATTATCAAAAAGCATATGATAAATTTTTTAAACTATTTCAAAAAAATCCACATAATACAAATGTAAATTATTTTCTAGCATTAAGTGCCCTTAAGCTAGATAAATATGATGAAGCAACAGCTACTTTTGAAAGAATTTTGATACAAAATCCAGAATTTAATCAAGCAAGATATGAATATGCAAAACTACTTTATAAATTAAACTTAAAAAATGAAGCAAAAAAAGAGTTTACAATTTTAAGTAAATCAAATATAAAAGATGAGACAAAAGAGTCTATAACTAAATATCTAGATTTATTAAATGAAAAAACTTTTTTTGTAAATGCAACAATATTATTGGGAGTTGGAAGAAGTACAAATATAAATACAGGATTAATTTCTCCTGAATATAGACTACCTGGATTAAATGACATTTTAGTAAATGGAGAAAAACCTATTGCTGATAATTATCATAATGAAATGTTTGGAATTAATTTCTTAAATAATTTCAAAGACTCTTCTTTTAGTTTAAAAAATTCAATTCTTGTTTATAATAAGAATTATTTTAATAATGATAAAGAAGATTTAACAGCTTATGTTTATAAACCTTCTTTTTCTTATTTAGACTCAGATAAAAAGAATCTTTATTCTTTAAATTTTGGTTTAACAAGATTAGATAAAAGAGATAATGAAGATTTTAATATATTTAATATTGGTCCTTCAATTATGAACTCATCATATTATGCTTCAGTTAATTATCAAAGATTTTCATATTTACATGAATCCGACAAAGAAAAAGATTTTGACAAATATGAACTTTTATTAAAATATAAATTATTATCAAATCTTAATATCTATTCTAAATTAGCAAAAAGTATAAGAGTTGATTCTTCAAGAGTTGATTTAGATAAAAATAGTGTTACAGCAGGGCTTGAGTATATCTACGAAATAAATAAGGAAAATTCTATAAAATTTGATTCAGAGTATATAAAAAGTTATTATAAATATGAAAATACTTTTTTTGATTCAAAAAGAAAAGATGATAATTATTATCTAGGATTGTCTTATTTAACTAAAATAGATAAAGAGAATCAAATTGTATTATCATCATCATTTACAAAAAATTATTCAAATCAAGATGGATATATTTATGAAGAAGTTGATGGAAAAATTAGTTATATAAAAACATTTAATTGGTAA
- a CDS encoding FecR family protein translates to MKRIILILLFISNLLLANNIGKIVALSGEATILREGKIIQVNKDSVFEKEDTLNTKDNTKLQILFLDDTIISVGQNSTLKINEYLFEEKNTKAEFSMARGIFRTITGKIGKIAPENFKLKTKTASIGIRGTQIITVIEDNNEKIFCTEGQIEVKNNLTKDTVIVNKGEFLSFKENSTEKLNIQEIKQNDIQEINKNIAIKENLPIDNISLPTETTDITKEQNSPIPTNKTLASLENKETVINIPSTDNSSTDNLSGLDDNNNFITRTPASFFNSTNSTASYIGSFPTELSSSNYMVNSSRETVAIPSDTRISMDIDFAKSNNQISNGKVNISDVGNGMGKTLTFEGEIHGNSGNLSLYPRGETHGDTGSAKLYGDTANYMQGNINFKSSDNVEINSEFNAKKQ, encoded by the coding sequence ATGAAAAGAATTATTTTAATTTTATTATTTATTAGTAATCTCTTACTTGCAAATAATATTGGAAAAATTGTCGCATTAAGTGGAGAAGCCACTATTTTAAGAGAAGGTAAAATTATCCAAGTTAATAAAGATTCAGTTTTTGAAAAAGAAGATACATTAAATACAAAAGATAATACCAAATTACAAATTCTCTTTTTAGATGATACTATTATTTCTGTTGGGCAAAATTCTACTTTGAAAATAAATGAATATTTATTTGAAGAAAAAAATACAAAAGCTGAGTTTTCAATGGCAAGAGGAATTTTTAGAACAATAACTGGAAAGATAGGAAAAATTGCTCCTGAAAATTTTAAATTAAAAACCAAAACTGCTTCAATTGGAATAAGAGGAACTCAAATTATAACGGTTATAGAAGATAACAATGAAAAAATATTTTGTACTGAAGGACAAATTGAGGTAAAAAATAATCTAACAAAAGATACGGTTATTGTAAATAAAGGTGAATTCCTATCTTTTAAAGAAAATAGTACTGAAAAATTAAATATTCAAGAAATCAAACAAAATGATATTCAAGAAATAAATAAAAATATAGCTATTAAAGAAAATCTTCCCATAGATAATATCTCGCTTCCAACTGAAACAACAGATATAACAAAAGAACAGAATAGCCCTATTCCTACAAATAAAACATTAGCATCACTTGAAAATAAAGAAACTGTAATTAATATTCCTTCAACTGACAATTCTTCAACTGACAATTTAAGTGGTTTAGATGATAACAATAATTTCATAACTAGAACACCAGCTAGTTTTTTCAATAGCACTAATTCAACAGCTAGTTACATTGGAAGTTTTCCAACTGAATTATCTTCTTCTAATTATATGGTTAATAGCTCAAGAGAAACTGTTGCAATTCCTAGTGATACAAGAATATCAATGGATATTGATTTTGCAAAATCAAACAATCAAATCTCAAATGGAAAAGTAAACATTAGTGATGTAGGAAATGGAATGGGCAAAACTCTTACATTTGAAGGAGAAATACATGGCAACTCTGGAAATCTATCTCTTTATCCAAGAGGAGAAACTCACGGAGATACAGGTAGTGCAAAATTATATGGAGATACTGCTAATTACATGCAAGGAAATATTAATTTTAAATCATCAGATAATGTTGAAATAAATTCAGAATTTAATGCAAAAAAACAATAA